The following are encoded together in the Daucus carota subsp. sativus chromosome 5, DH1 v3.0, whole genome shotgun sequence genome:
- the LOC108220036 gene encoding putative UPF0481 protein At3g02645, which yields MSNSSFTSATQTIHSNTTSTFNERGWVIQIRKTLEEQIEEDHNDIPVSIFSVPTTLICTSPDAYIPQQVALGPYHHWRQELYEMERYKVAAARRTMKQLDCFDSFQGIVDQLQMLEPRIRASYHKYLNLSGETLAWMMAIDVSFLLEFLEVYARKEGKLLSRRTSRLTSNLVDSAGRKSTHIAILRDILMLENQIPMFLLRKMLELELGSLVAADDMLLSMLRGLSIELYPFKTPEELPILLMEDSTHVLDFFYRLLMPKAFRRSQITEGEEIYEANKEEEEIIIDEESQSRVLKFFNFIWRTLSKLNFHPIRLFKALLNSKILKVLLKMPWTVITKLPVLNMLKEPIENMFMREDKEDLKPENDSIVRPPRIEELTIPSVTVLAKSGVRFVPTDGGICSTDFNVKTRTLSLPRVNLDVNTDIIMRNMVAYESCNASGPLIFARYTEFMNGIVDTPDDAKFLRENGIIFNRLKSDEEVANLWNGMSRSVKLTKVPFLDKVVEDVNKYYNGRWKVKAEKAIRGYIYGSWRILTVLACIMLLGLLGLQTVCSVYTCSSVIRKYATPDEAAEP from the coding sequence ATGTCGAATTCTTCATTTACTTCCGCTACTCAGACTATCCACTCGAACACTACTAGTACATTCAATGAAAGAGGGTGGGTGATTCAAATCCGCAAAACGCTTGAGGAGCAGATTGAGGAAGATCATAATGATATCCCCGTGAGTATCTTCAGTGTTCCCACAACCCTCATTTGCACGAGTCCTGACGCGTATATACCTCAACAAGTTGCATTAGGCCCGTACCATCACTGGCGTCAGGAGCTCTATGAAATGGAAAGGTACAAAGTTGCGGCTGCTAGAAGAACCATGAAGCAGCTTGATTGCTTTGATTCCTTTCAAGGAATTGTTGATCAGCTTCAGATGCTGGAGCCGCGGATACGAGCTTCCTACCACAAGTACCTCAACCTCAGTGGCGAAACTCTAGCGTGGATGATGGCCATTGATGTCTCTTTCTTGCTTGAGTTTCTTGAAGTCTACGCGAGAAAGGAGGGGAAGCTGCTTTCCAGGCGGACTTCAAGATTAACTTCGAATCTTGTTGATTCTGCAGGAAGAAAGTCAACGCATATTGCAATCCTTAGGGATATCTTGATGCTTGAGAATCAAATTCCTATGTTCTTACTGAGAAAGATGCTCGAGCTTGAATTGGGATCGTTGGTTGCAGCTGATGACATGCTGCTTTCCATGTTAAGGGGTTTGTCAATTGAGCTATATCCATTCAAAACCCCGGAAGAATTACCAATTCTTCTTATGGAAGATTCTACTCACGTTCTTGATTTCTTTTACCGCCTCCTGATGCCCAAGGCTTTTCGGAGATCCCAAATTACTGAGGGTGAAGAAATTTATGAAGCAAACAAAGAAGAGGAAGAAATCATCATCGACGAGGAATCACAGAGCAGAGTCTTAAAGTTCTTCAATTTTATATGGAGGACACTGTCAAAGCTAAATTTTCATCCGATACGTCTTTTCAAGGCATTACTCAACTCCAAAATACTAAAGGTGTTACTTAAGATGCCATGGACCGTCATCACAAAACTTCCGGTGCTTAACATGTTAAAAGAGCCCATTGAAAACATGTTTATGcgagaagataaagaagatcTGAAGCCTGAAAACGACAGCATTGTTCGTCCTCCACGGATCGAGGAACTTACAATCCCTTCTGTCACCGTGTTAGCCAAATCCGGGGTCCGCTTTGTCCCAACCGATGGCGGAATTTGCAGCACTGATTTCAATGTAAAAACACGCACTCTGAGTCTGCCTAGAGTAAACCTAGACGTGAACACTGATATCATCATGAGAAACATGGTAGCATACGAGTCATGCAATGCCTCAGGGCCTCTAATTTTCGCCCGCTACACAGAGTTTATGAACGGTATTGTCGATACACCAGATGATGCGAAATTTCTCAGAGAAAATGGAATTATTTTTAACCGGTTGAAGAGTGATGAGGAGGTGGCGAATTTGTGGAATGGGATGAGCAGGTCAGTGAAATTGACGAAAGTGCCCTTTTTAGATAAGGTGGTGGAGGATGTGAACAAGTACTACAATGGAAGGTGGAAGGTTAAAGCTGAGAAAGCCATCAGGGGGTATATATATGGTTCCTGGAGGATTCTTACAGTGCTGGCCTGTATTATGCTTCTGGGTTTGCTTGGTTTACAAACTGTTTGCTCGGTTTATACTTGTTCCAGTGTGATTCGCAAGTATGCCACTCCTGATGAGGCTGCTGAGCCGTGA
- the LOC108219848 gene encoding putative UPF0481 protein At3g02645, whose amino-acid sequence MSSSSFTSATQTVRSNSSSNLNEHGWVVQIRKTLDEQFEEDNNEIPVSIFSVPTTLLHTNPEAYTPQQVALGPYHHWRQELYEMERYKIAAARRTMKHLQCFNNFQEIVDQIQALESTIRASYHKYLNVQGETLAWMMAIDVAFLLEFLEVYARKDGKLLTRATSRLTSNLVDSAGRKSAHIAILRDILMLENQIPLFLLRKMLEFELGSLDAADDMLLSMLRGLSKELYPFKTPEQLPRMLIEDSSHILDFFYRLLMPKAFRKSQITDHDEEFQEEDEIDEAIVIDEESQSRVMEFFNVIWNALSKLNIHPVRFFKAILYSKPLQLLLKMPWNIITKLPVLNMLKEPIEQIFMREDKEDLKPENDSIVRPPLIEELTIPSVTVLSKSGVRFVPTDGGICSTHFDIKTHTLSFPRINLDVNTHVIVRNMVAYESCNAAGPLVFTRFTEFMNGIVDTPDDARFLREKGIIFNRLKSDDEVAHFCNGMSKSVKLTKVPFLDQVVEDVNKYYNGRWKVKAEKCIRSYIYGSWKILTVLACIMILCLMALQTFCSVYTCHSVISQYANSIDDSANQP is encoded by the coding sequence atGTCCAGTTCATCGTTTACTTCGGCTACACAGACTGTCCGCTCTAACAGCAGCAGTAATTTGAATGAACATGGATGGGTAGTTCAGATTCGTAAAACTCTTGACGAACAATTTGAAGAAGATAATAATGAAATCCCTGTTAGTATCTTCAGTGTTCCCACAACCCTCCTTCACACAAATCCTGAGGCTTATACTCCCCAACAAGTGGCATTAGGACCGTACCATCATTGGCGTCAAGAGCTTTACGAGATGGAAAGGTACAAAATAGCAGCCGCGAGAAGGACCATGAAGCACCTCCAATgctttaataattttcaagaaattgttGATCAGATTCAGGCGCTTGAGTCAACAATTCGAGCTTCCTACCACAAGTACCTCAACGTTCAGGGTGAAACTTTAGCATGGATGATGGCTATAGATGTGGCTTTCTTGCTTGAGTTCCTTGAAGTTTACGCGAGGAAAGATGGTAAATTACTTACTAGGGCTACGTCAAGATTAACATCAAATCTTGTGGATTCTGCaggaaggaagtcagctcataTTGCAATCCTTCGAGATATCTTAATGCTTGAGAATCAGATTCCTCTGTTTTTACTAAGGAAAATGCTGGAATTCGAATTGGGATCCTTAGATGCAGCTGATGACATGTTGCTTTCTATGTTAAGGGGCTTATCAAAAGAGCTTTATCCATTCAAAACACCAGAGCAATTACCAAGAATGCTTATCGAAGATTCTTCTCATATTCTTGATTTCTTTTACCGCCTCCTGATGCCCAAGGCCTTTCGGAAGTCACAAATCACTGACCATGATGAAGAATTTCAAGAGGAAGATGAAATAGACGAAGCAATTGTTATCGATGAGGAATCACAAAGCAGAGTGATGGAGTTCTTTAATGTGATATGGAACGCCCTGTCGAAGCTAAATATACATCCGGTACGTTTTTTCAAGGCAATATTGTACTCTAAGCCATTACAATTATTACTTAAGATGCCATGGAATATCATCACGAAACTTCCAGTGCTCAATATGTTGAAAGAACCTATTGAGCAAATCTTTATGcgagaagataaagaagatcTCAAGCCTGAGAATGACAGCATTGTTCGTCCCCCATTAATTGAGGAACTTACAATCCCTTCTGTCACCGTGTTATCTAAATCCGGAGTTCGTTTTGTCCCGACTGATGGTGGAATTTGCAGCACTCATTTCGATATAAAAACACATACCTTGAGCTTCCCTAGAATAAACCTTGATGTCAACACTCATGTTATCGTGAGAAACATGGTGGCATATGAGTCATGCAATGCAGCAGGCCCTCTGGTTTTCACTCGTTTCACGGAGTTTATGAATGGCATCGTAGATACACCGGATGATGCAAGGTTTCTAAGAGAGAAAGGAATCATTTTCAACCGTCTGAAGAGTGATGATGAGGTGGCACATTTTTGTAATGGAATGAGCAAGTCTGTAAAATTGACAAAAGTGCCCTTCTTAGATCAGGTGGTGGAGGATGTGAACAAGTATTACAATGGGAGGTGGAAGGTTAAAGCTGAGAAATGCATCAGGAGTTACATATATGGTTCATGGAAGATTCTTACGGTGCTGGCCTGTATAATGATCCTATGTTTGATGGCTCTACAAACTTTCTGCTCTGTTTATACTTGTCATAGTGTAATCAGTCAGTATGCCAATAGTATTGATGATTCTGCTAATCAGCCCTGA
- the LOC108219847 gene encoding auxin efflux carrier component 2 codes for MITGKDIYDVLAAIVPLYVAMFLAYGSVRWWKIFTPDQCSGINRFVAVFAVPLLSFHFISSNDPYAMNYHFIAADCLQKVVILAALFVWQFFSKNGSLEWMITLFSLSTLPNTLVMGIPLLKAMYGDFSGNLMVQIVVLQSVIWYTLMLFMFEYRGARLLISEQFPETAGSITSFHVESDVVSLNGREPLETNAEIGDDGKLHVVVRRSNCSSRSVISYNKSHAMNEMTPRASNLTGVEIYSVQSSRELTPRASSFNQNDFYAMFASKAASPKHGYTNSYGGGDVYAMQSSKGPTPRLSNFEEDMLKMGNSISNNKNKRPGGRSMSGELFNHGSLGSSYPPPNPMFSGSTQAKRKDSSGGTSNTPNKELHMFVWSSSASPSSEGNLRNAVNRAAATDFGVVDSSKAVLQKEIDASRANALHDPMEHASSSGKNGEQREVQMEDGTALKFGTKSSSPYDTSQKKAGIEGQRSHQMPPASVMTRLILIMVWRKLIRNPNTYSSLLGLIWSLVSFRWNIKMPTIMSGSIAILSDAGLGMAMFSLGLFMALQPKIIACGKSVATFSMAVRFLTGPAVIAATSIAIGLRGVLLHVAIVQAALPQGIVPFVFAKEYNVHADILSTAVIFGMLIALPITILYYILLGV; via the exons ATGATCACCGGAAAAGATATCTATGATGTGCTTGCGGCCATTGTGCCTCTATATGTGGCCATGTTCCTGGCCTATGGCTCGGTCCGTTGGTGGAAAATCTTCACTCCTGACCAGTGCTCTGGCATCAATCGTTTCGTAGCTGTTTTTGCAGTTCCATTGCtttcttttcatttcatttcttcCAATGACCCTTATGCCATGAACTATCATTTCATCGCTGCTGATTGTTTACAAAAAGTTGTCATTCTTGCAGCTCTCTTCGTGTGGCAATTTTTCAGTAAAAATGGCAGCTTAGAATGGATGATCACTCTCTTTTCTCTATCCACTCTCCCCAACACTCTTGTCATGGGAATCCCTCTTCTAAAAGCCATGTACGGAGACTTCTCGGGAAATCTAATGGTCCAAATTGTGGTTCTACAAAGTGTTATTTGGTATACTCTGATGCTCTTCATGTTTGAGTACAGAGGCGCAAGACTCCTTATTTCTGAGCAGTTTCCTGAAACAGCCGGCTCAATCACTTCTTTTCATGTCGAATCAGACGTGGTTTCGTTAAATGGACGCGAGCCTCTGGAAACCAATGCGGAGATTGGAGATGATGGGAAGCTGCATGTGGTGGTCAGAAGGTCTAACTGTTCTTCAAGATCCGTGATTTCTTACAATAAATCACACGCAATGAATGAAATGACTCCGCGAGCTTCGAATCTAACTGGCGTGGAGATTTACTCTGTTCAGTCGTCTCGTGAGCTGACTCCGAGAGCCTCGAGCTTCAACCAAAATGATTTTTATGCCATGTTTGCAAGTAAGGCTGCGAGTCCTAAACACGGTTATACAAATAGTTATGGAGGAGGTGATGTTTATGCTATGCAATCCTCAAAAGGTCCAACTCCAAGACTATCGAATTTCGAAGAGGATATGTTAAAGATGGGGAATAGTATTAGTAACAATAAGAACAAGAGACCGGGAGGCAGGAGTATGAGCGGTGAATTGTTCAATCATGGGAGTTTAGGATCTTCGTATCCACCTCCAAATCCGATGTTTTCGGGTTCCACACAAGCCAAGAGGAAGGACAGCAGTGGAGGGACTAGTAATACACCTAATAAGGAGCTTCATATGTTTGTTTGGAGCTCGAGTGCATCTCCTTCTTCTGAAGGGAATCTAAGAAACGCGGTTAATAGAGCTGCTGCTACTGATTTCGGAGTGGTTGATTCTTCTAAGGCTGTTCTTCAAAAAGAAATAGACGCTTCAAGAG CCAATGCGTTGCATGATCCGATGGAACACGCAAGTTCTTCGGGGAAAAATGGAGAACAGAGGGAGGTTCAGATGGAGGACGGAACAGCATTGAAATTCGGGACTAAGAGCAGTTCACCATACGATACGAGCCAGAAGAAGGCAGGGATTGAAGGACAGAGGAGCCACCAGATGCCACCTGCAAGCGTAATGACGAGACTGATTCTCATCATGGTCTGGAGAAAACTCATCAGAAATCCAAACACGTATTCCAGCCTCTTAGGCCTCATCTGGTCTCTCGTTTCTTTCAG GTGGAATATCAAAATGCCGACCATCATGAGCGGATCGATAGCTATATTATCCGATGCAGGTCTGGGAATGGCTATGTTCAGTCTAGGTTTATTCATGGCGTTGCAACCGAAGATAATAGCCTGCGGAAAATCAGTTGCGACGTTTTCGATGGCAGTGAGGTTCTTAACTGGTCCGGCTGTGATTGCCGCAACTTCCATTGCTATAGGCCTCAGGGGTGTTCTTTTACACGTTGCAATTGTCCAG GCTGCTCTGCCCCAAGGAATCGTGCCGTTCGTGTTTGCGAAAGAGTACAATGTCCATGCTGACATACTTAGCACCGC AGTTATATTCGGAATGCTGATTGCACTGCCCATAACGATATTATACTACATACTTCTGGGAGTATAA